The DNA region cttgtcaaactggaaaaaataaactataaaagcaattttcaagttttttgaaCTTCTTTTACCTTCGTACGAAGCATCACCTCAGTGCAGCAGTCAGTCTTGGGTAGTAACGGATTACATGTAACGACGTTacgtaatttaattacaaaaaaagagtaactGTAATTCGTTACAgttacaatgagaaaatatgtaattcagttacagttacttccgaaaatattaagaattacaaatttagttacattttaaaaaaaatatgaacaaaaacctttgcGAAATATGTAAcgatatttttattgctttgcgcCCTATATCGCCGTTTCCCGCTGCGGCTCCTTGTCTCTATCATATTTGCCAGCCGCAATGCCTCTGATGTTCCATCCTGTGCTGGCGGAgcctcctggaggaacagcaaGCGAGCGGACGGTTCCATTTCAGCTCAAGCAGCGCATCAAAAATGACAACCTTCCAGCACTGGAAATATAAGGAGCATTTCATttacacatgtgaaaatggctcaaaTTTAACCGTGCAGTGCAAGAAGTGTTTGCCGGCTATCAAGAACTTGTCCACGTCGAAGCAATCTATGTCAAACctgaggaaacatttagaggtaagtGCAACTCACTGATAGACGAAGCGTATTGTTTTATgaatatttgactgtttggtGTTGATGCATGACAAACATTGGAATCTATTCTTTCCCATGAGACATTGTATACAATGTGATAGTGTTAtggttttcatgatgaacataaagtaaactagaaaattcctgaagaaatgtaaccggggcctgccaaagtgcgcccgtcggtttggacccagcgttctgatgctaaaaattagcatcaatgctaagcttagctaaataGTAGTCATTAGCTTGTGGAATTTTATcacttgcttcgcaagtcagtcactgctctccttatgtattgctatgggcaggccccaattaatgctactttgaacatataattattaatcatagtatatttttcttctatctttttttctctcttttcagaggAAGCATCCAGGCGTTCTTCTGAAAGGCACGTTTAGTCCATCGGATACTCGGGACCCATCGTCCATCTTAATTCTTGATGCACTGTATTGTGccgtgtttaattttacaagcaagggtgtgcaaagaaaaaatcaagaaaaataaaatgtgatgtaaaagtcttactttgcttatttattactaaactaGAGCACTTCATTGTCATTGCACATGTATGAAGTAATGAAATGCAGATTGGCATCTAATCAAGTGCAACGTGTGCAGATTGTACAGCATGCAgtatttagagataaaatgcagttattcaCAGCTAGGGTACGGAAAGATGGTTGATAGATatgtgcagcagaataaataaaataccccTAGGGAAATGCATGTATGTGCAGAGCCACTGTAGATAGGGCTATACAGGTGCGAATTGAAGAGGAACACTGTACAAATGTTGGGATGGTACAGTAAGGTATGGATAGAGGGGAAGGAAAGACTGGTCTTTGGGAAGAGTTCAATAAGGTGACCGCTGTAGGAaagaagtggtttctgaacCTGCTTGTGTTAGTCTGCAAACTGCATAAATGGTAGAGCCTGGGGGAGGAGCAGAAAAGAGTATGGCCCGATGAGAGGAGTCTGAGAAAATCTTACATGCCTGGTGCTGGCATCTCTTCTTGTGGACCTCCTGTGATTGCCTGTCAGCAATTCCCTCTCAGCTTAGTGCTCTTTTAAGGTTCCCACtcagttctcaaaaattaaatgttgaacatgggtcaatactcattaaaacctcaaagtaatcaaaagtaattagttacattactttttaaaagtaatcgaaaaagttacactacaattacattttaaacaaggtaacttgtaactgtaacggattacatttttaaagtaacttaccCAACACTGgcagcagtggcttgttgactgaacttttataggatgtttggtttgacaaacaatcgccactacaatttatttattacaaattattacattttacagctactaacacactattattgtttcatgctgtttgctttactaACCTTGCGCTGCATTGTTCACATTTCTCAAgttttcaaaagtaagtttgattagttaaaggaggaaaagccataaaaggtcattttctctctacatcaataagccattttcacagcgtaattgtgattcctgcgttcatttaccggttaacaaaacatttatacgggaaaagaacatttactaaaatgatcctcatacagaaaggtgcagacatttagaccttaacctaccgcagtgaagttagtttcaagttggatattcgatattcgagctccgcggagtaagcggcgtttagctcaaggttgatccgatttatgaacgctactgtcggccagcggttctccaccgctcccggcccgagctccgcggagtaacCGACGTTTAGCTGAAAGTTGATCCGATTTCGGAACGCTACTctcggccagcggttctccaccgctcccggccgcagcgcccgaaggttcacttagggactatcaacaaattactgaaccaaacattcctgtcaaagaaatataatgttttcttcaatagcttccaggtcatgtgacctttagactcaaaatcactttggaataattatactagtctctttagatgaggcacagtcatttgttttccattttaaatcattttcaattttttattaatttttttcatcaaaattgagggtttttcttcaatagcttccaggtcatgtgacctattgactcaaaatcactttggaataattatactagtctctttagatgaggcacagtcatttgttttccattttaaatcattttcaatttttaattaatttatttcatcaaaattgagtgtttttcttcaatagcttccaggtcatgtgacctattgactcaaaatcactttggaataattatactagtctctttagatgaggcacagtcatttgttttccattttaaatcattttcaattttttaggattttgtttcttcaaaattgagggtttttcttcaatagcttccaggtcatgtgacctattgattcaaaatcactttgaaataattataatagtccctttagatgaggcacagtcatttgttttccattttaaatcattttcaatttttaaagaatttatttcatcaaaattgagagtttttcttcaatagcttccaggtcatgtgacctattgactcaaaatcactttgaaataattataatagtccctttagatgaggcacagacatttgttttccattttaaatcattttccattttttaggaatttttttcatcaaaattgagggtttttattcaatagcttgCAGGTcttgtgacctattgactcaaaatcactttgaaattgttctaccagtctgtatagatgaggcacagtcatttgttttccatttttagccattttcaatttttaattaatttatttcatcaaaattgagggtttttcttcaatagcttccaggtcttgtgacctattgagtcaaaatcactttgaaattgttctaccagtctgtatagatgaggcacagtcatttgttttccattttaaatcattttcaatttttaaagaatttatttcatcaaaattgagagtttttcttcagtagcttccaggtcatgtgacctattgagtcaaaatcactttgaaataattatactagtctctttagatgaggcacagtcatttgttttccattttaaatcattttccattttttaggaatttttttcatcataattgagggtttttattcaatagcttccaggtcatttgacctattgactcaaaatcactttgaaattgttctaccagtctgtatagatgaggcacagtcatttgttttccatttttagccattttcaatttttaaagaatttatttcatcaaaattgagagtttttcttcaatagcttccaggtcatgtgacctattgactcaaaatcactttggaataattatactagtccctatagatgaggcacagacatttatttatgttttatgtttttattttataatttttaggaATCTTTTCCTTAAAGTTTAAGATTGTTGCTCAATAGCTTTCAGATAACGTCATAAAATTACTTATCAATTTGAAATGATTCCAGTACACTTTATACATCACACATAGCATCAATGCCACACaaacatattacattttcattttccacagatattttcaaaacgTATTTCGAACAATAATGAACACAGTTTCAAGTTTTCAGATTAACTACACCATATACATTTCCaactgcctgtttttttcttttgaaattctgtGCTCTTCATATTTATGCACAGGGCATGGTACCATCGGTCACAGTTGTCACACTGGatctgttcacaaatacaagaaaatatacatgtttagCAGTATTGAACTTACTCATCTCCTGTCACACAGTTTGGTGTTTAATTGCTTgtcatttattatataaaacatttcatggcTCCCAAGAGTCATTTCCTGTGTCTAATTCTGAATTTTACATTGACAACTCTTGATTTCTCACCCAGTCTGTCATTCCAGGGCCAGACCCCGGGGCTTTGTATGCAGCGCACATCGCACACCAACAGTGGTCATCAAATACTGTAATCAAGAAGAATATACAGCATATTCAAACAAGATAGATTGATAgatcgatatatatatatataacaaaatagctaattatttcagaaaattaatttaaaattattaatacttggagattatataaaatacatttgtaaactaaagtaaattttctaaattatcaaTGTTGCATATCGTTTAGATATCCTTGTCTGTTTGGATTGGCACTGTTggtggtttatattttgtgaaatggaatttgcattttgtaatttttttttttttttattgacctcACGGGCTGCAGGAGCTAATGAGGGCAGACTCTATATAAGTTGAAAGAGTCATTGAAACAGTGAATTAATTGAACTGTCAAGATGTGCTTgtcacaaagaaatcaaaacttaGTGTTCCCCAGCGAAAGCAGCGAggtctgtttagttttgttatctttattggttaagttcatgttttgtattacaatgtttgtatatgttttagttttcacatttattgaggTTATTGTGGTGACTTTGATGATGGTGGTTGatcttaatcaaataaaataaaaaaccttaaattcacCAGTCAAGACTGGTTCAGTAATGTAAGAGCTGGGGAGATTCTgcaatatatatgtgtgtatgtttatgtattgtAAGTCGAAATGCACATGGTATACCTGATGCATCAAGGATTTGAAGAGCGAGAgttcttctttcacttttcattgccttttttgttgtgtCAAAATCTACATCTGGCATCAGAGGGAAGGCTTCCATCAGTGCTTTTgccatctaaagaaaaaaaaagtttttaaagactttttttatggCATTATAATGCATCagacttaaaacattcatgtggaCATATATAGTGTACCCACATATACTAAAACAGGTATGTTTGTTAGTACAGATACCTGTAGtgaaacatctaaatgtttcaacatttagaaGATGATGAAAGAACTGTAATTACAAATACTGTGTGGCATGTTGCACTGACCCCAGTTATGGGCTACTGTTGGGGGAGTCTGTATTCCTCCAAGTGAATACACACTCTTTCCACAATTCCGAAAGCCCATTTTAACTAACCAGAGAGACTGTATTTGATGATAGACAACTTTTCTCTATAATAATTACACAGTATCCACACttgtataacaaaaaacatgaactcattAATTTACTTTGACTACAATAACTCCACAGCTGCTTCCGTCTTGTTGAATAGGGTGGCGCATTGTCCCCCCTTTCCATTGGATCCCAACCCAGTCTATTTTTCCATGGCATGTCCTTCTCATTTTGAAGTATTCTCTggataacaaacaaaatgatttgtgtAAGAGCAATTGTATTCTGTAATTCCACTCATAAGACAACTCACGCTTTCCTCTTATCAGTTTCTgttaacaacaacaatgttaagtttattgaaattaatatttacataaacatttaaattaatagaaatattttttacataatatattttgaaaaaatgttatggataatatatttcaataatatattcagaaatctgaatgtcacatacattcagatttttaactcaATCTCTATGTGGTcactttgcaaatttattaatttttaatacattttaaaaatttattagagctttatttactgtattctTTTAGCTGCCTTTTGGGAGTCCACAAGCTCAGATGATACTTGTGCAGGATCTATTAGGAATACAGTTCTGGCTTCTGCATTGATGTACTAAAACAGATCAACAAAGTAAAGGGgcataacaaagaaaaatttcattaaaactaatGTGAATATGTCATGCTCTATCCAaaccataaaatgaaaaaatattgattatagacaaaaaatcacaaaccagCAACTTCCAGTGATTGTTGTTCACAAGGACAAATGACAGAACTGCTTCATAGTTGTCAAAGTTTACCTGAAatggcattaaaaatgttcaaaaattaaatgttaacataaagacaaactttaagcacatgtctCGCAATTAATCTTTTCCCACATGTCAGTATTTACTTTTACTGacaattttgcttttcaatgagaaggtgttttaaaaatgataaaataatcaatacacTGTTTTACAAGAGTTAAGGTGCTAAACATTGCCCTGTACAGGCTGCTGTGGGATGGGGTAAAGCTTGCAGTGATGTTGATGTTAGTTACTAGGACACATACAAGATATCAAATGAAATTACTTAGCCAAGATTAATGTGGGTGCAACTAGATCAAGATTCTTACTTCTACTTTATTAAATGATTGACATTTACATTACTCTGAAATCTTATATGTAGTGTCCAGTACAGAAGTTTTTTTACATGTGGAATTAATTATGTAATGTTGTCTAAAGAAGTTGTCCATCCTTACTGCCATGTTCAGCTCCTTATTTGCCTGGATAACCCTCTGTGACACTTATATTTGGAACTCGCACGGAAGTGAACAATTACATTAATTTTGTCAAGTGTTTCAATGTTTAAAACAGCCAAGTAGTCAGTAAAACATGGCAATTCTTTCAGAAcactcttttaaaaacaactcagcttttaattcaaaccttttaaaaaaatacatcttgttcttctttttatcaACAAGCACACATATTTGCCATAAACACATTACATATGATTTCATCTTCGAAGTAATTTTGTTGTCAATTTTGTAGCTCTGTGTAACTGATGTGTAACTGTGAAAGTTCTGTTCATTCATCTTATAATGACATAATATAGCAACAAAGATATCCATTACGTTTGGTAAACTTTGTCTAGGAAGCTCAGTTCGGTCCTCGAACAAAATCACACCAGCTGAGTAGTGATTCAGGATGTAGAAGGTGTCCATGACTCCCAATGCATGGGCAGCCACATGCAGAAGGCTTTCAATGATCTGCACAAGGAATATCAGCGTTTCCACATATTAAACATGCATCCAAAAGTCTTCTCACACAAATCTAAAAATTGGTTTGTATTAATCTTGAGATTGAAGATGTTTTacaaatgactgaaacaaaCACATACCTCCCCTGTCAACCATTGATGTGGTCGAAGAGTGCACAAGTCAGAATGATGAATCACAATGCTCCGACCTTTAATTTGTGACGGAACAACTGCTACTACAACTTCTGTACCACTCTTTTTCCAAAGCAAGGTTAACTGCaaatcagatataaaaaaaaaaaacaaatcaaaacatttgaaagtaatacaacaaaaatgtatattttacaaaatttaaataatacttTATGCTAACAGCCGGccataataaagacaaaatctaTACCAGACTGTAATACATATATGTCAGTTATGTTATCCCATGTTAACCACATTATGAAATTGTGAAATGCAAGCTATTATTACTTGTTTACTTCTAATGAAATTTAAGAAATGaagattacaaaaaaattttatcaGATAAATTCATTGTTTTAACAAACTAATTCTTTATGTGGAACTGCAACAGAGCCTCAAAGGTAGGTGAAACCTTACCTGTGattctttattattgttatcaTCTTCAGCTttggtgatttgtttttttgggccTTTGGAAGTTCTGGGATTGGGT from Xiphophorus hellerii strain 12219 chromosome 13, Xiphophorus_hellerii-4.1, whole genome shotgun sequence includes:
- the LOC116730952 gene encoding uncharacterized protein LOC116730952, translating into MPFQVNFDNYEAVLSFVLVNNNHWKLLYINAEARTVFLIDPAQVSSELVDSQKAAKRIQEYFKMRRTCHGKIDWVGIQWKGGTMRHPIQQDGSSCGVIVVKMAKALMEAFPLMPDVDFDTTKKAMKSERRTLALQILDASVFDDHCWCAMCAAYKAPGSGPGMTDWIQCDNCDRWYHALCINMKSTEFQKKKTGSWKCIWCS